The Hippoglossus stenolepis isolate QCI-W04-F060 chromosome 3, HSTE1.2, whole genome shotgun sequence genomic sequence TTTATCATAATGATGTGATCCTGAAATATTAgtggaataaaacaaactaGATATTGTACAGTtcaatttataaataaagtataattATGCACTTGACATAAAAGACATAATtctaagtaaaagtacagattaTAAATCTACTGAAGGGGATTTTATCATGTTGGAATAAAAATACTAagttaaaaagaacaaacatatatttgaaatatattgaGAAGGATTTTGTGAGCCAGTGTCTCTTCTAATCTCGGCCTCTCTTCGGAGGTTAAATGTCTGGATCTATTGTCCCACAGGACTAATGGGACACACTTCTTTTGTTGCTGCAGTGAAAGGACAGAGTGTGGGAAACCAGAGGAAACTCACTCACAGACGCAGTGGGACAATAGATCCTGACCTCCGCCCCGAGGACAGATTAAAGAGAAGAGATTAAAGGAGACACTGACGTTTCAAATGGGACATTTTTGAGATGTttcaaatattatataaattttTGCCAAGATAAAATCACCTTCAGTAGTTTTATAGACAGTTTTTTATAGACATTATATAACGTTATAATTGAGAAAAATCATTGGAAGAATGGAATTTAAGCAACATGTAAAAGTGACTCtatttagaatttaaattaTACAATATTTGGTTTAGTCTCTAACATGTCAGGATTATAAAAACCTTTCAACTGCATGAAGTTATTACGAGTTTAGAATATAGCCGACTATATATGAATGAGTTTGCAAACATTTCAGGATTACATCATTATGATATTctccatgaaaacacaaaatgaaataaaaagaataatattaagtaaaaaaaaaagatagattGGTGTGGTAATGAAAGAATATGACTATAAGTATAATACATTGAACTCAATAGGCCTATGTATTGGTTCTATTGATAGATTTATAAAACATCTGCATGACAAACTTTTACTAGTTGATTTAACTATACTTCATATCATGATTAATTATATTATGAAATTAAGTCTTGAAAGgttttttctctgtaaaaaGAATCGTATGTTTTCAACATGTTAGAAGAGAAGCTTGAACATTCCTCTGTTGATTGAGGGGAAACCTTCATGTATGTGAATGCAGAGTGTGGGAAAGCTCTGGAGAGAAGAGTTGATGATCATCCTTGACTCCAGCAGCAGTCGACTATTCTCCAGAGGGAGTTGGCACACTTCAGGAAACAGCTGCctcgccctccctccctgtgtAGAGAGACCACTGTTGGATCCAGCTGCTGACTCCACCACACACTTATGACTGGACCATCAACATGTCTGACACAGATTAAAAGTGGATTAAATAATCTGACAGATTAATTGAGTTGAATCTTTatgattatttgtgtgtttgaactgtACAAACTGTCAGAGACAGCCAATGAGGTTCTTTCCCTCCAGATGGTCGGTGACGCTGGGCTCTGTTTCTACGACAACACACGTCCAGGATCAGCCACAAAGCTCCattcaaagtgtgtttgtgtttcattgagTCAGTGTGGGAACCTGAGAGACACGTTCTACTCACACTGAAGTCAGAGGACACATCTGGACAGCTGCAGGATCCTCGTCATTACACCATGTAAATACAGTGTGGACattacacacgtacacaaatgAACTGATCAATACAGGAATTTGTTTAgggaaacaaagggaaacatTCTTGAGgcaaatgattttatttagGCAGAATAAAAGTGGCATGAGTTGAACTTTCTATATTTAAAGTTACATCATCCATCAATAAAAAAGTTCAGGCAGCAGATCTGCTCTGAATCTTAAATCCAGTCGTCAACATAAACACTCTGTTTTGACTAAATTACACTTTTTAGTTACAGATGAAATAGTTGCCAATTAACTCCTGATGCTTCATGTAATTGtagtttacatttaaaaactgtcCGAGCTCAGAGGGATCCAATGAGGTGGTTTCCCTCCAGATGGCCGGTGGCCTGACGTCAGGTCAGTGTCTCCATCGCAGCACACGCCCACGATCTGtcacaaaagctgctttcaaagtGCTTTTGTCGTTCACTGACCACATCATTCAAACCCTGAGTGTGGGAAACTGAGAGAAACTTTCTACTCACACCAGCAGACACAAGACgacacagctgctgcatctgGACACAAGGACAACTTCAGACAtttaatgatgaataaataaaagaaaaggatgatatttgatatgatatCTGATGTTGATCTCCTGTGAGTTTAAGaagttatgttttatatttaaaaataaaattaaagtaGATATAACAGTTTTATATGAAATTTAAGAAATCAATTCACTGCAACTCTGTATACAGcttattaatataaaacagtTCGTACAGGATTTGTACAAACAGAGTTTTGAGTTTGTGTTAAACTTCACCGTAGAGATTTTGCACTTCACCTTCATCTCCTTCTACTGATGAAGAGTCTCTGGTTTGACACGTGTGCTGACGAGCGTGTGCTCAGTCAAAGTCATTGATCAGCATCAGGCAGCAGATCTGCTCTCTACAGGGTCACCACTTTCCCAGATCCACACAGAGCTCTGtgactctctctccatcaccccCAGTCCTCCACCTGTTCCCTGAGATCTAACTATTGTCCCCGAGGCATTAACACCATTCAGCACTATTGTCCCCCcgagctctctgattggctgagactGTGGGAACCTGCAGCCAGACCCAGACCCACACATTGATATGGAGATGTGGGACTATAAATAGGAGGGATGAAGGCAGCAGAGATCAGATTGTCTCTACACAGACCTCTACAGCACAGAGATCCACACATGGCTCCTACAATCACTGCAGCAAGGACCAACTCTCAGGAGCATCTCAGACTCCAAGCCACAAAATTGAAGATTCAAGGAGACGTGCTCTTCTTCCACGAgagcttgtgtttgttcatgtctGACTGACTTGACTCCAGAATAAGTTGATGACTGACTTTGttcttgtctctgcagctcagaaagCCTCTGGTGGAGAAGTTACGCAGAAGGCGAATCAACAGCAGCATCGAGCTGCTCAAGTCTCTCCTGGGTCCAGAGTTCCTCAACCAGCAGCCAGACTCCAAGCTGGAGAAAGCAGACATCCTGGAGATGACCGTTTGCTTCctgacacagctgctgcagcagaaccagcagcagagaagactGATGAAGCACTTCAACAAGCTGCAGTCTTCCTCTGAGGAGAAGCTGACAGAGGCTGATTCTCTCCTCTGAGCTCCACAGTCCACAGCAGCATCACCAAAGACCAGAGTCCAGTCAGCAGCGCCCCTGGATGACGTGGTACAGACTGGAGTTACCAGCAGACAAACTGGGACGAGCTCAGTGGTCAAAGGCGACTGGAAGTGAATTCTATGAAATGTAAGGACTCGTTCTTCTGTAGgaacagaaacatgtatttgtgtgttggaCATTTCCTGAGGAAAAGAAGCAACAATATCTTtcaagtgaagaaagaaaacatcttgTCATGCATGTTGCATGAATCACATCTGATTGCATCAGCAATTATTATCACACCTCACTGTGTCAGTGATGTATATCATATGTCGTTACATATGGATTTATACCTGTTGATCTTTACTGTGATCTTTGCTGTGAAAACATCTAAATGTCCTTTTGTGTTAACTTTGAATTTCTCTGTTCAGTCAAATATGATCTGTTTTAAGATCCAAacgtttatttcattttctttatgaTCGAGAACATCTTGTCATGCATGTTGCATGAATCACATCTGACTGCATCAGCAGTTATTATTGTACCTCACTGTACttcatgtatttgtattatatcaTCATATGATAACATTTGTTAACTATTGATCAGTATTGATCATTGTCTTGAGAAtgtatttgtcctttttatGGACATGTTCTAATATTGGACTTTACTTTAATCTGTGTGATTAGTCACAACTGATCTGTTGTAAGATCAATATTCTTTCTTTTGTGAAGGTTTTGTTTTATCACAGTTTCCTTGTGATACATTTGATCTCCGTTGTGCGTCATGTGTTCGTAACATTGAATTCAACAGTAACATTGTTTCCTCTTGAATAGTTTTGATCATGTTGATCATAATCTTCATTGTCCTGATTTGGATATTTTGTCGTATTGGAATCTCCATCACTTTATGTGATTGTTGAAAACTGATCTGTTTTAAGATCAAtatgtttattcttttaatgtgaaaggTTTAAACTTAATGTCACAGTTTCTTGTGaccatttgtttttacttgtgaAAACTAATTGAAGTTCCTGTTCAGTAAGAAAAGttgattcatttgtgtttttactgtttttacctTTGTTGATTAACGACAAACTTCTTTTCCATGTGGAAAAATGCTGTGAAAGTACATTGAGCACTGTGTCCTCACATGTTGtccactgtttgtcttttataaAGACACTtgttccctcactctctctgagTTCACTGTGTCTTGTAGACATCTACAAGTTGTTGTTGTGACGCATCGTCACCTCTAGTTGGCGCTGTCATACTGTCATTGTGACTTGTTGAATAAACAAACTTTCAGATGAAAATGTTGTTTCCTCGTCATCTTGTTATATTTCTCTTGTTTATGATGAAGAACAAGAGACGatcacatgtgtttttatgaatttatttcaCTTCAATGAAAAAGATCTTTACAGTGAATTTAAATCCTCACAGATCAGATCACATGTCGCCTGAGGAGAGACTGTGTCATTAACCTACAGTTTATTGAGACTTTAGTCAAACTCAGTGTTGTTGCATTAAGAAGTTTGATGAAGTTCAGACTCTTTATCTGCACTGAGTGAAATCATCAGACCAAAGGAGAACAtgtacatttcaaataaaacttttactGCAGCATCATTCAGTGAAAACCGTGTTTGAATGTGAAAGGTTTGAATTGAGGCTTTAAAGAGGCCACACATTGTCTGTAACGTGACGTATAACAGGACACACTTGTATTGTTGTGTCAGTGAAAGCAGTGAAAGGAAACGACTGTCACCACGAAACTCACTGAGGGACCTgggtcctgacctctgacctctgacctcaacacacacacattaaagagaCTCTGGATCTAAACATTAAACTTGATTCAAACCAGTTTGAGTGTCAATGGACAGAGAAAAGTTTCACATGGactcagtttgttttgtcagatttaaattcagctgtttattttcagttaaGTCTGAACAGAGCAGAGTTTGAtgaacagaggagcagagctgaCAGGACAAGTCAAATTTATTATCAGAGCAGAAACTgggttgtttaaaaaaaatacataaaaccaTCATAAAGTCAACATTAGAAACAAATACcagacagatgaagagacacaaacacaaacacaacacaggatCATTACGTCATGAGACAAACATGAGTCAAAGTCCAGTGAGAAGGAAAAAGTTCAGTAGAGACTTAATTTGTGAAAATTCATCTGTCAAACTCCTCCTATTTTAAATCTctattaaaatcatattttggACTTTTGTTTTCAAAGAACTTGGAATCAGAATTCccctttcactttttatttgtatttatttacttttaataaagCTCTGATATTATATAAACTATTTTATAatgctttatttctgttttgttttgactcttttctcatctgttaAATTTTATTCTCTAATTCTGTGTGATTTTCAAACTGCTTTTCAAATGATTCCTATTGTTGCCTTAAATTCTTAATTTTTAACATGTAAAACATCTTGTAACTGagtttgaaaggtgctttataaatagagtttattatttgtatcattATACATTCAGCATATTAATGACCATACAGATAAATATGAATCTTATgaaatttaaacaataaaaatgtaacttttgcattttacatgaatgaatgaagtaaTAAAAGTTGATTCAGACACTTTGCTCCTGCTCCATGTTTCCCTGTGTAACAGTGAGTGGACAGGACACCACTGTCCACTCGCTGCCTGGGACACAAACCTCACACACTTCATCTGTGTTGAGGctcgtgtgtgtttcctgctgacGGACAGAGAGCGGGAAAACTGTGGAGGTCAGAGCTGAGTGTGAATGACGTccactccagctgcagcagaggaatcCTCCACAGGGGTTTGGCACACTTCATCAAACAAGCACCCCCAGGGAACGCCCCCCCCAGGGAACGCCCCCCCACATGTATGGAGCTGAAGGTTCAGTCCGATCCATGATCAACAATCAGACGTGGTTATGACTGAAGTTTATATGACGACGATTAGAAGTAAAACATGTGACATTAGAGACACTTTGTTGAAACTTTACCAAagttttgtttctctgtaattTCAAAATTTACAAATGTTCAGAATCAGCCAATGGGATCGTTTCCCTCCAGATGGCTCAGGCAGTGTTTCCATGACGACACACAGCAGCATCTGTCACACACGTCTCTTTGTTGTTCATTGACCAAAGCTCAGGGAGTCGGTGTGGGAAAGTGAGCTGAGCTtgttactcacacacacacacacacacttagacacacacttagacacacacacacacatagacacacacacacacttagacacacacgcgcacacacacacacacacacacacacacacacacacacacacacacacacacacacacacagcacgcacacacacaacccaggAACGCCCCCACATGTATGGAGCTGAAGGTTCAGTCCGATCCatgatcaacacacacacacacacacacacacacacacacacacacacacacacacacacacacacacacacgcacgcacgcacacacacacacacacgacgagGCACGTGTCAGAAGACTCTGCTGCATCTGGACAGCAGCACCTTTAAAatcctgattttatttttaaccacaTAAATTGACATCACACTGTTTCATCAAATTTTATAACACACCTTTCGATGAATGTTGTATTTTGAAGAAGTGAAATCTTTTACAATAACTCAAACATGCTctataatattaaatatcaacttAAATgataatttgaaaatataaatattcaaacattaggCCCAGTAGAAgttaaaagcaacaaaataactatttctctttgtgttaaatatatattttcacttcaTGTCTAATtcatacaacacaacatgaaggTTTTCTTCTTCACGTGTGCTGACGAGCGTGTGCTCAGTCAAAGTCATTGATCAGCATCAGGCAGCAGATCTGCTCTCTACAGGGTCACCACTTTCCCAGATCCACACAGAGCTCTGTGAGTCTCTCTCCATCACCCCCAGTCCTCCACCTGTTCCCCTGAGATCTAACTATTGTCCCCGAGGCATTAACACCATTCAGCACTATTGTCTCCCcgagctctctgattggccgagACTGTGGGAACCTGCAGCCAGACCCAGACCCACACATTGATATGGAGATGTGGGACTATAAATAGGAGGGATGAAGGCAGCAGAGATCAGATTGTCTCTACACAGACCTCTACAGCACAGAGATCCACACATGGCTCCTACAATCACTGCAGCAAGGACCAACTCTCAGGAGCATCTGACTCGGAGCCACAAGGTAAATTGAAGATTCAAGGACATGCTCTTCTTCCACGAgagcttgtgtttgttcatgcTGACTCTTGACTCCAGAATAAATTGATGACTGACTTTGttcttgtctctgcagctcagaaagCCTCTGGTGGAGAAGTTACGCAGAGAGCGAATCAACAGCAGCATCGAGCTGCTCAAGTCTCTCCTGGGTCCAGAGTTCCTCAACCAGCAGCCAGACTCCAAGCTGGAGAAAGCAGACATCCTGGAGATGACCGTTTGCTTCctgacacagctgctgcagcagaaccagcagcagagaagactGATGAAGCACTTCAACAAGCTGCAGTCTTCCTCTGAGGAGAAGCTGACAGAGGCTGACTTCTCTCCTCTGAGCTCCACAGTCCACAGCAGCATCACCAAAGACCAGAGTCCAgtcagcagcgccccctggaggccgTGGTAGACTCCTACAGACTGGAGTTACCAGCAGACAAACTGGGACGAGCTCAGTGGTCAGAGACGACTGGAAGTGAATTCTATGAAATGTAAGGACTTGTTCTTCTGTatgaacagaaacatgtatttgtgtgttggaCATTTCCTGAGGAAAAGAAGCAACAACATCTTtcaagtgaagaaagaaaacatcttgTCATGCATGTTGCATGAATCACATCTGATTGCATCAGCAATTATTATCACACCTCACTGTGTCAGTGATGTATCATCATATGGTTTGTTACCTGTTGATTTATATTGATCTTTGCTGTGAAAACATCTAAATGTCCTTTTTGTGGACGTGTTTTCATCAGGATTTTAACTTTGAATTTCTCTGTTCAGTCAAATATGATCTGTTTTAAGATCCAAacgtttatttcattttctttatgaTCGAGAACATCTTGTCATGCATGTTACATGAATCACATCTGACTGCATCAGCAGTTATTATTGTACCTCACTATACttcatgtatttacagtattgatcATTTTGATCAGAAAcgttaaatatttaatctttgTGATTTGTCATATTTGATCTGTTGTAAGATCCAAATGATTCTTTTATtctaaaagttgtttttatttcactttgtcacattttctagtgactgttgtgtttttattaatgaacACTAATGTATGAGTGGCCATTAATCTGCTGTCATCACAATGTGATATAAATATCTGGTCTGTTTTAAGGTCAGTTCTTAATGTTTTGCTTCATTTTTGAAGAAGTAATTAAGTTTGAAAACATCATTGATGAGAAGTTGTTATTCTccatgtatttgtcttttataaAGACGCTTGTTTCTTTACTGTTACTGAGCTCAGTGTCTTGCAGAAAACTGCTTATTGTTTTGTGATGTGTCATCATACTTTTATCACATGTGTTGAAACTCACTCtgttttttataataaacaaacattgcTCTCAAATCTTTTGGTTCTAATCTCATTTTGTCTTAAAGTCTCTCTAGAAATGTACATTTAATTCTCTCAATCCAGTTTACACTTGATCAATCTAGATTAGAAGTgactcctcctctcactcaaATTTCACTTTAGTAGTAGAATATTTCCGTCTCgtttacagtaaataaagaaaaaagagagacagagacagttgAATAAATGTGATAACGTTCTACAGCAAGGTGacacagtggtacagtggttgGCACTCACAGTTAGAAGTTTCTGGGTTCAAACCCGATGGCAGACTATTCCcatgtgggttttctctgcagcttcccCCCACAGACATGCAGGTGAGATTAACTGGAGAATGTGAGGCACCAGctctgtgatggactggtgatCTGTCCACTCCGTCCCCACGCCCGTCACTCAGTGTCAGCCAGGACTGACTCAAGCCCCCCTCAGCTCTGACAGGATAAGTGATGTATACatagtggatggatggaaacactgacatttcaaTAATCCATCTTTACCCTGGTTACACATAGGAATCTGagaaacaatatattttaagataaaagaaaaaataatcagaGTTGGATCTTTGCTTCAATCATGAGTCGAGGATATTGtgatataa encodes the following:
- the LOC118105078 gene encoding transcription factor HES-5-like, whose protein sequence is MKAAEIRLSLHRPLQHRDPHMAPTITAARTNSQEHLRLQLRKPLVEKLRRRRINSSIELLKSLLGPEFLNQQPDSKLEKADILEMTVCFLTQLLQQNQQQRRLMKHFNKLQSSSEEKLTEADSLL
- the LOC118105082 gene encoding transcription cofactor HES-6-like produces the protein MKAAEIRLSLHRPLQHRDPHMAPTITAARTNSQEHLTRSHKLRKPLVEKLRRERINSSIELLKSLLGPEFLNQQPDSKLEKADILEMTVCFLTQLLQQNQQQRRLMKHFNKLQSSSEEKLTEADFSPLSSTVHSSITKDQSPVSSAPWRPW